Proteins encoded by one window of Streptomyces clavuligerus:
- a CDS encoding glycosyltransferase family 2 protein: protein MPRPPRLSIGLPVYNGEEYLAESLDALLGQTYEDFELVISDNASTDGTRDICRRYAARDPRIRYIRLPRNIGAAPNHNHVFTECRGELFKWASHDDLYARDLLRRCVAALDEHPDVILAHADQAVIDADGRVKVPYAYTLATGSPHPPERFRSMLFEPGGDDFYGVIRAEVLRRVKPHDSYHHADRTFVTEIGLHGRFHQVPELLYFRRDHPTRAERANPSKRSRCVNLDPRRAGLLHPTPRLLAEYVWGFVAAVRRAPLSPADRRACYRHLAAWLASRARPGAGERVEDRTPVDPDRPTVCVDALVAGRDGGRA, encoded by the coding sequence CTGCCCCGCCCTCCCCGGCTCAGCATCGGCCTGCCCGTGTACAACGGCGAGGAGTACCTCGCCGAATCGCTCGACGCCCTGCTCGGCCAGACCTACGAGGACTTCGAACTCGTCATCTCCGACAACGCCTCGACCGACGGCACCCGCGACATCTGCCGCCGCTACGCCGCACGGGACCCGCGCATCCGGTACATCCGGCTGCCCCGGAACATCGGCGCCGCCCCGAACCACAACCACGTCTTCACCGAGTGCCGCGGCGAACTCTTCAAATGGGCCTCGCACGACGACCTGTACGCCCGGGACCTGCTGCGCCGCTGCGTGGCGGCGCTCGACGAACACCCCGACGTCATCCTCGCCCACGCCGACCAGGCCGTCATCGACGCCGACGGCCGGGTGAAGGTCCCGTACGCGTACACCCTCGCCACCGGCTCGCCGCACCCGCCCGAGCGCTTCCGCAGCATGCTCTTCGAACCCGGCGGCGACGACTTCTACGGGGTGATCCGCGCCGAGGTGCTGCGCCGGGTGAAACCGCACGACAGCTACCACCACGCGGACCGCACCTTCGTCACCGAGATCGGCCTCCACGGACGCTTCCACCAGGTCCCGGAGCTGCTGTACTTCCGCCGCGACCACCCCACCCGCGCCGAGCGGGCGAACCCCTCCAAGCGCTCCCGGTGCGTCAACCTGGACCCGCGCCGGGCGGGCTTGCTGCACCCCACCCCCCGGCTGCTCGCCGAGTACGTCTGGGGCTTCGTCGCGGCGGTCCGGCGGGCGCCGCTGTCCCCGGCCGACCGGCGCGCGTGCTACCGCCACCTGGCCGCGTGGCTGGCCAGCCGCGCCCGGCCCGGCGCCGGTGAACGGGTCGAGGACCGCACCCCGGTCGACCCGGACCGGCCCACCGTCTGTGTCGACGCCCTCGTCGCGGGCCGTGACGGCGGACGGGCATGA